ATATTTTAGTTCAAAGCTGAAAAAATGACCATTCAATTCTTTGTGATTTATTCTGCCTACATACTAATCAATAATTGTTCAACATCCTGGAACACTTTAACATTAGCTAATGGCATATGTTTATAGTGCCTAACCTGATATTGTGTATAGTCTCAGTTCTAAATGAACATCAACAGgtatatataaacaataaactCAGAAACTGTTAACTATATGGTCCTGAGTTAACAATTGATCATACAGATTCCTCCAATGCTTGCAATTATGTTAATACCTAtaacatggagaaaaaaaaaattctgagaGTGGCTGAAGAGGCTGTATTACCTTATAAAGCCTCTGATCTTCAGGTGGCCTTTTTAAAATGCCTTCCACAATGCGCTTCAGTTCATAAACTGTTGTGGACTCTTTGGCATCTGTAAAGATGGTCGTCTTGTGACGTCGGATCATTAGAAACACATCCTAAAGTGAGATTGAGAGAAGTGTAAATGAGACACTAAAAGGCTCTCTTGGATATTCGCATAAGAACAATGTTAATGCTGTTCTCTGAAATGTGATGTAAACTTCTGGAGTTAGATTTCATCCTGAAACAACTCATTCCTGCTGTAGCATTTTAATCCACAGTTCTTTCCAACAGAAACAACCAATAAATGCTGTATCTACCATCACTCCATTGTTTCTGCCAGTCTCATTTACCATCCTGAAGAACTGTTCTGTTGTGGTTCTCCTGCAAGGCCCTAACACAGTGTCACATAATATCACAATAAAGTTATATGACAAGTGTGATATCAACGCAACGTTGACGTGTTAAGTCCTGCTGTACAAAGATCCTTTGTATATAAAGAAGTGACAAGTACTTTTAGCTAAAGTTAACGCTAGTTATGAACACTTTAAGACCCCcggtgctgcagctgctggctgtCGTCAGGCAGAGGTAGGCTAACTGTGGCTATTAGCCAAAGATAACATCGTTAGACCAACTGTTAGTCGGATTAGCTTCCTCAATAAAGTGGACTGGGACACTGTGAAACCCACAACTCCCAAGCACTTAAGATACtacattaaaacacatacacGTAACTGGTAGCACCTCCTAAACCCTTTAAATCTGGTTCAGGTTACGCTGTATTAGGAAGGATAATGTTAGCCAAGCTGCTGTGGCTACTGATAACTTCAGCTAGTTAGCCCCTTTGCTGTTAGCCAGCCATtagaaactaaactaaactagaCCTTGTTGGTTGAGCTGCCACCTGCCCAGAAGAAAAGTCACTTCTAAGCCCTTCTGTCTAAACACGTCCCCTCTATCCCTGCTATCGCCTTCAGTATTACAATACAATGTCCAGCTAGCCGCGGCTAGTGTGTTGACGTTAGCATGGGTTAGCTAAACAAAGGCAACAGCGCTGGTATGTTCGTTTTTTGTCACAGGGCTAACTCAGCTCCTGACAGCAGACATCTGAGCGCGTAGAAAAGAATTTGCTGGCTGTCAACACCGAGCCAACAGGCCATTACATTATAAGCTGTGTCTGTTTTCCTCACTCACCATTTCTTGCGGTTGGttgaacacaggaaaaaaaaaagacgccTCCACTGCGCAGCGACAAGATGACAGCAGCATCAGAGCTGCAATTTAACAACCAGCCAGCAGATGGCGGTGCTACAACTTCATTCTCCACAAACTAAACActagtttgtgtttgtcaggcAGTTACATAGGAATACACTGTTAtatattaaatgaaacaataagaTGGGCAGCATTAACTgcatgtacttaagtaaaaatacaaagacaaaacatacatattgtctttgtatttttacttaagtacatgcAGTTAAAGGATGTAAATTACAGTGCAAACATTCAATACAACCTAGCAAATAAGGACTATTCGTGCAGCTGTTATAGACCTTTATTCATTTTGAGCAGCAGTACAGATGTGCAGGGTTAAAATCCATTTTGAACTACAATGGACAGAGCTTAAAAACTGATTCTTCAGGCGGGCTGTCACAAGCAAAGGTTTGTTTTTGCCATGCTTATGATGGTGTCATTCAGGCTGGTCAGCAGCGACCACAACACTGTGACACAGGCCTAGGAAAGCACCTAAACACACAACTCAACAGTCACAAAATTTCAAGTAATTACCTTTTCTAGAACACTAAATAATGTTGTAAAATTCATTAAGGTATCCTTTAAAGTACTCCTTAATAAGGAGCGAAGTGTGGTATAGAATACTCTGCTGATATTGACAAAGACTCGCATTTCCGATATGTGACATACTTCATATGCTGACTGGTCATTTGTAAGATCAGACATATTTCTAAATAAGCCTGAAGTGAAAATGAAGTCGTGGTGCTGACAACATGGTGCAACTATTGATCTTGAGTACACACTGATAACAAAGGAATATTTATGAAGCTTAATTTGTGTACAGTAGTACATGAATACCAAAAGCCAGTAggttttgcattttattgacaatatcaaaaataaaaaacagcacagcccCAAAGTGCCTGCACAGAGGCTAGAACTAACACTGATTAGCATTTGCTCAAGAAAAGCATCATGAGGCCAAGTCGCATAAATCCTACTGTAAAGCAAAATGTTATACAGTATCTATTAGGATGCTGCCCATTCTGCTGGGTTTTTTGAGCATTTTAtgacatttaatttgatttaatgtcAACAAATGAATCTCCAACATCTGTCCACATCCTGGTTCCTGTGCTCCAGCACTTTTCCACGACAATCCTCGACTACCTCAGAGTGTTTCCATGAGCGAAAATACTCTTCCTCCTTGGTTTGCTAATGAAAGGAAATTTTGCTTGATTTCCACATCAACTGacctgaaaaacaacagcacaagAGTTGATTGTTGTGCATTACTGTTAACTGGCCTACTTGTAAATTAACCTATCAGATATGTTTGAGATTGTTTTCAAATTCACAATCAATCACTTTCTGGAAAACACTTATGATAAAGTGTAGaacattataataatttatttataccTGCATACATACACTTCAAACAACTGACTGAACTTACCAAATGCATCTTAAAAGTCTACCTAACCACAAAAGCGCTCTCTCGGATCTTGGAATAAGCATACTGTGGAACGGAGAGGAAAGAACATGAGTCATTTTACATTATACATAAAGCAAAGGTTCATCACAGCACAAATGTTCAAAACCTACACTTGCAGTCAGTCCTCTTGGGGAATGGACAGGCTCCAGTCCTCTACAGCACAGCACTGAAAAAGGCCTCTCTTTAGTCTTTGAATGCTCTTtgaaacacagactgaaaaccTTGGCAGGCAGGTAGACGTCCCAGTCGGCTGCATGCTCTTCTATTAGCTCACTTACCATCCTGTCGGGGGGTAGCAAATTAGAAAAATCATAGCTTTAACATGTAGACACAAACTACATGAGATGGAAGAGATGGACACTGCCCAGCGATTCAAAAGGAAAATATAAGGTAAAGCCTTACAAGCAGCAACAAATATGAATCCTGCCCTGCCACTGGTAAAGCACCCATACAGACCTGTCAATCAACTGCTGTGTGATCAAATCCGCAGTGCCGGTCTGCTGATGATGGACCACAAGAGCAATGGTGACCTTCAGTTGATCTTTCAGTTCTCTGTTGATCTAGCATGGAAATATATTCACACAGTACATCTTATGTGACACTGTCTGATAACAACTAGACATTAGATGAGACagtactaaaatatttattaaaaaaaaaaaaagaggttggCTAGGGAAAGTGACTTGTCAGCACTCACTTTGTGGACTATGTCATGAGGCAGTCTGGAAAGGATTCTGAATGGGTATCCAAAGTGATCGATGATGTCCACGATATGCTTCGCCACGTGGGGAGGAAGGCATGACTGCACTGGCACAGCTTCCACCCACTTGGAGTAGTAATCTGTCACagtcaaaatatatttgtgtcCGTTGAGTGTTTGTGGCAGGGGTCCTCTGACATCCAAACCAAGCCACTGCCAGGGCTCATTCACCTGCCATCATATTACACCCACAAGAAATAGCCAGACTGCATTAACACTCCCCACTTAATTAAGTCTGTATTTAATGTTAGTTTGTTGGAACACAAGTAATCAGGTTGTAACTTACCTCTATCACGTTTTCAGGATCTTTACACTCTGTCTGTTGAAGTTACAGAGGAGCGTTTCATTTAACATGTAACAATTTAAAAGTCAAAGTATAAAAGATAGAGTATTATAGATTCAAGGTTTCGAAACATGTTGACTACTCACAGTAAAATTATCATCTGGGGCCCATTGAATATCCTGTGGAAATTGATGCAGAGACATATAATAATAAACTCCAATAACAAAGGTGCACACCTGACAAAAATTCTTGTCTTGCCAAAGTCCTACCATAATTGCCATAATTCAtgctaaaaataaacatctaGGAAGTTATTAAAACACTGATCAATTATACTACACATAACACCACTTGCCTGTGGAACACAGTAGTCTCCATGgaagaaatgtggaaatgaCTCGATCTTCATCAGCCCTTCATCAACTATAATCCTCCATTTTTCAGGCTTTTTGGGGTCTTTGTCTCtaatcataaaaacataaaagatcAATACATTAAAAGGAAACAATCCAATTGTCAACAAATATGatgaaaaatataacaaaaaaaggTCTTAGTTTGAATTTGATTAGGTTTCAGGAGTATAACACAGataatgtgtttacatgtgcaaTCCTTAAAAAGAGCTCTACTCAGTGTAAGAGGAGAGTGCGTGAAGCTAACAAACAATACACTGCCCATCCACCAGCTCATCAGTTCACACTCTCAAAAGCAATGATAAAATACTGTTAAATTAAAGGctgctttctctgtgttttttctggaATCTCTTTACAGCATGACCAGACCAACCTGTTTGGGAGTGCCCTGCACAAATGTGTTGTTGGATCTTACTGTTTTCAAGTTCCCATCATGCACAGCACATAAAGCtttattgtattctgtattcaGAACAAACTCAGAAACCAAGCAGGACTACaatttattttgactttgaTTCTGATTCAATTTGTTTGTGCTAATTTCCTGAACCACAGCTCTATTTAGGCAGTGAAACTATGAACATTCATGTACTACAGTAATAAAAGTGTTAGAAATAAATTTTACCATAAAGCTCCTATACAAGATCACATCACAATGCAAGACCAAATTGATATAGTACAAATTATCAAGCAAATTTACAGGTAACACAACAGAATGGGAGGCACAGTAAACCCCAGACATTTAGGGCTCCTGGGAAATCACCTGCTTTGTCAGACTGGTAATCAAGACTTGGTGACGTGCTGATACTGAGTGGCATGTCACTGTTGGTTTTTAGTTTGCTGAGGTAACTTCACTGGATTGTAGCACTAGCACATCACTCATATTCCACAGTCATATACCACTCCTATTCAGAACTTATATTACTGATTGTTATCAACAGCTGATGTGATGTGTGACTATAAATGACTTATCAATCCAATTTGACTGCCAGATACCCCCAtccacagtttttatttttaatgttatggCATTAGCCAGATGGTTTATACAGTGGCTGCCAAGTGTGATCTGGAAGTAGAACAAAggaataaaagtaataaaaacatttttaaaaaatgacacacCACTCAAAATCAACACATGAGCAAGAGATAAAGCCTTACAATCCCTTTGAAAACACACCGAGAACACACCCAGACCAGGGCTCCTTTAAGGGAAGAGCCATGGCCAAGTACCTCCAAAGAGGCCTGATCTGGCAGACTGCAGAAGGAAACTAACAACAAAACTGATGACACACCCTCAGCTTCTCTGAATGACCTAAATGATGACATCTCAGCATACTGCAAAAACCTTGAACACAAAATGCAGAAGTTTCCACCACACACGCTCCCACATTTCTACCATGGTGGACACTTATCTCGCTCATTATTACTTCCTATAACCATACAGGTCAAACATGAGCATAATAACAACCCAACAACAGAATCATTTTTTTGTGGAgtataatattatttttgttcctCACACCCAGGGGAACAAAAATCTTTATGTGACAATTTATgataacctgaagacagaacCTACAGGTATCTTATCTAAACACAGAGTTTGTTCTGTATGCTCCATGCAGCCATTTCGTTTTATACAATGTACAGAATAAAGGTTAAAAATTCAATGGCTTCTGTGACAGTTTTgcactatatactgtatgttgattCATTATTACCAGTTACTTCTGTTGTACTATGctctgttttaaatgaaaaaacataagGAAAACTTTAGCTGTAACATACCCAGCAGGCTCTTCATCAGTCTGGATGGTCTCTTTGTTCTGGATGTTCTGTTTTACTATGGCAGGAGGGTTTGTTATCTGGGAGGCTTTAGCACCACGTGCCTGGTTTAAGAATTCAAAGcagcaaaacactgaattattaAAGATTTGTATTAACTGTGCCTATAAACTATTATGCTgactctttttttaatttaaaagccCAATTTAAGCACATTTAAGGAAACAATTTTGAGGAAAAGGACCAACATATTTCTCTGAACATCCACAGATGACATTTCAAGTGCAgacttttaacatttaaatctAAGCATGCTCTCACCTTGTGTAGCTTACTTCTTGGTTTGATGGAAGCCTACAAAAGCGAGAGAGTGAGAACATTAGTATTTGAGACCTTTAATTTAGTGAAACAAAGAAGTCACTGGCCTGTTAAAGATTTTACATCAAACACAGATGACCTGggaacagttttgttttgcatctaCTTTACCCACAGATGACTGGAGCAGATGATTTGAATTTTTGAAATGGTCCACTGACACTGAGTAACTTTCACACCAacctttcttttctgtgtgttatCAGGGGATGCAAAAATGGTGGGAACTGCATCTTCACGCAGTTTGACACATTTGCCTGTTCTGTCAATATATTGTTCCTCAAAATGATTGATGCACAGCACTGAGAAGCGAGACGGAGTCCAGTCCTTCCACTTCATGTTGACAAGCCATTTCTTCAGTTTTCTGGGATTATACAAGGGAAACCTGAAATAGCACATAACTCATTAAAACAGTAAACCAGAGTCCTAACTCTAGTATGTGCCAAATTTCTCTTTCAGGAAATACCACAATGATGTCCATTTGGGAAAAAGAATAATTTCAGTGCTGATTGtccaaaagaaagagaaataaaaaatatttattatattttactgCTGACTTCATGGCCACAACATAGTATGTGTTTCCCCCGTGTTATTAATGCGTAGCCACAGAATATTTGACCTGAATGTCATCAGTAGGACTCCATATATTATCACTTCAAACATCCCTGTTTTCTGCTAACTAGTCCATTTCCAATGCAATGAGTTCAGGTTGGTGTTCGTCAGTAAATAAACGCAAAGACGAGctgtgacaaacaaacaaacaactggCTATGACTAAGATACAACTAGCGAGGTGATTCGTGTTATTGTTAGCTTAACCATTAGCTACCTCACCAATCTCGTAGCTGGTTAACgttgataaaaatgaaataacgCCACTCACTTAAAAAACTTGACGTCTGAATCGCCGGAGGTTTCACAATTGTATGCACATTTATACCTTCCCATTTAACTAGTGCTCAATTTCGAGCAGTTCAACAAACTGATAATcgtattttttgttgttgtgatctttcttcttcttctgtttgttcttgttcCTCTTGGTGACCAACGATTTGGCGCTTTACCTCCACCGATCGGTAACGAGTGTGGATGGGGCTTTTGACGTGCAAAATGTCAGAGTGTATGTTGTTAGATCACCGGTCGTCTACATCCGTTACATGTtaggattttcaaaataatagccTCAAGACGAGTTTGAAAGCTTTTGGCTAGCGACAAAGCGTATGAAAGACTTAATTTTAATCAGCTGTGTTTCTAAAAacaattttctttgtttaatatCAAATGTCGGGGTGAAATCATATTCATCATcagtaattaaaacaaatatttattttccgCAATGAACAATGTTACTAATTTGACTCACCCGGATGTTGTGTCTTCTTCGTGGTGTGTTAATATTGGTTTTGAAAATTAATGGCCTCAGGCATATCTTATTTGTataaaacagtcacattcaggtaaatgaatatatttgtcacagcacaaaacaaatcacttcAACTACCGTTATATTCTCATTGATCCTTCTCTTTGCATTTTCAATTAGCCATCACTAATGAATGAATTTACTCATGCATATCTATTTTTTTGCCCAGTGAgatttgaacagaaaaataagacaTACTTATAAACTCAATTGTTTAATACACATTAAAATGAGGCATACACAATTAGAAACAGCTGCAGATATCTCACAGCTTAGTTACATTTTGCTTTACACTGGACCCTCCACTCATCCCAGTCCAGCAGAGTCCGCTTTATGTCCCAACCTGCAGCTTCAACACCTAGAAATTATATTAGCAAATCCATGTTTCAGGATAAAGCGTACTGTTTGTAGAATTAAACTGTGGTGTGTGTACTCACTTTTAAGAAATGGACTGAAAACTGTATCCATCACTTTGTGACTCTCATGCACCATTTCCCAatgaccttttaaaaaaaaaatacaagcatATGGAAAAGTGTAACTTTTAAACAGCACTAATGTAAATGAATAGAGGCAAGGGCTTACATTGCCACTGGGGTGTGGTGGGTTCTCTGGGATTTGGAGGGTTCAACCTGCTGCTAAGCCACACAGCCTGGCACATTGCTCTGATTTCATCTTGAACTGATGCTTCTGGtcccaaacaaacacatacagagccTGGGAAGAAAACAGCCTagttaaagaaaacaaactacaaGGTACTTTATATGCTTCTTAAACACACTATTGTTCTGTGAAGGAAGACAGATAATGACTTACCATTTTGTACTCCTAAAAGGTAAGGCCTGTTGTTGTCCTTCAAAGCCAAATTAAGTTCCTCTGGGCTACAGGACAAGCAAAATTATATTAAACTGCAATGAACTTTATTGTGCACAAATGGTACAGTACTTCAAATTACCTTTGGACAACCTCCTGTAGTCTCACTCCAAGTTTGATTGGCACTGTTTTCCTAAACTCTGAGGAAAAAATGTTCTAATTTTGAATGCAGAGACTCAAAATATTACAACTCTGAGGCATTGAATACTGAAGAACACATCAcattaatgattattttacCCAAGAAAACCGGTTCTCTCTGATTGCCTTCTAGGGGACTCAGGATTCGTTTGTCCCTCAGGTACTGCTGCAACACGATGGAAAGCCGCGCCTCATTAAAGGTTTCCATGACAACCGAGCGCACAGCCTTATAATTGGCAAAGAGGTGGAGggcagtgaagaggaaaaagatgCTGAGAGTCAGTctaaggagaagagagagagaaagagagagagagagtggcgAATGAAGGTAGATGATAGAGACATGACAGACT
This genomic window from Mastacembelus armatus chromosome 8, fMasArm1.2, whole genome shotgun sequence contains:
- the LOC113141171 gene encoding uncharacterized protein LOC113141171 isoform X3, which gives rise to MGRYKCAYNCETSGDSDVKFFKFPLYNPRKLKKWLVNMKWKDWTPSRFSVLCINHFEEQYIDRTGKCVKLREDAVPTIFASPDNTQKRKASIKPRSKLHKARGAKASQITNPPAIVKQNIQNKETIQTDEEPAGDKDPKKPEKWRIIVDEGLMKIESFPHFFHGDYCVPQDIQWAPDDNFTTECKDPENVIEVNEPWQWLGLDVRGPLPQTLNGHKYILTVTDYYSKWVEAVPVQSCLPPHVAKHIVDIIDHFGYPFRILSRLPHDIVHKINRELKDQLKVTIALVVHHQQTGTADLITQQLIDRMVNETGRNNGVMVDTAFIGCFCWKELWIKMLQQE
- the LOC113141171 gene encoding uncharacterized protein LOC113141171 isoform X2, whose product is MKWKDWTPSRFSVLCINHFEEQYIDRTGKCVKLREDAVPTIFASPDNTQKRKASIKPRSKLHKARGAKASQITNPPAIVKQNIQNKETIQTDEEPAGDKDPKKPEKWRIIVDEGLMKIESFPHFFHGDYCVPQDIQWAPDDNFTTECKDPENVIEVNEPWQWLGLDVRGPLPQTLNGHKYILTVTDYYSKWVEAVPVQSCLPPHVAKHIVDIIDHFGYPFRILSRLPHDIVHKINRELKDQLKVTIALVVHHQQTGTADLITQQLIDRMVSELIEEHAADWDVYLPAKVFSLCFKEHSKTKERPFSVLCCRGLEPVHSPRGLTASYAYSKIRESAFVVR
- the LOC113141171 gene encoding uncharacterized protein LOC113141171 isoform X1, whose product is MGRYKCAYNCETSGDSDVKFFKFPLYNPRKLKKWLVNMKWKDWTPSRFSVLCINHFEEQYIDRTGKCVKLREDAVPTIFASPDNTQKRKASIKPRSKLHKARGAKASQITNPPAIVKQNIQNKETIQTDEEPAGDKDPKKPEKWRIIVDEGLMKIESFPHFFHGDYCVPQDIQWAPDDNFTTECKDPENVIEVNEPWQWLGLDVRGPLPQTLNGHKYILTVTDYYSKWVEAVPVQSCLPPHVAKHIVDIIDHFGYPFRILSRLPHDIVHKINRELKDQLKVTIALVVHHQQTGTADLITQQLIDRMVSELIEEHAADWDVYLPAKVFSLCFKEHSKTKERPFSVLCCRGLEPVHSPRGLTASYAYSKIRESAFVVR